Part of the Calditrichota bacterium genome is shown below.
AACTCCAATCGCGAAGAGGAAAGCAGAGAGACCCAGATACCAGTTGAGTCCAACGGTCACTGGTCGCTCCCTCCCTTCCCGGTGAGCGGCGAAGTCCCGTTTTTCTTCAGCATCGCCACGACTCCGATAATGGCGATCAGGAGCAGCACTGAAGCGACCTCAAAGGGCACCAGAAAGTTCGTGTAGAGCGCTTTCCCGACCACTACCGGCGAGCCTGGCACCAGATCGGGCACCGGCGTCGTCAGCGCGCTACGGACCGCCGCAATCGCCACCAGCAGCACCCCTGCCGCTGCCGCGAAGCCGAGCCACTTGCGCAGAAGCCCGGTCGCCTCCCAGATCTGCTTCTCCTTAAGGTTAAGCAGCATCACCACGAAGAGGAAAAGCACCATGATCGCGCCGGCATAGACAATCACCTGCAGCGCGGCGACAAAGGGCGCGCCCAGGAGCACGTAGAGCATCGCCAGGCTGAAGAAGGACGCCACCAGCATCAACACCGACGTTACCGGGCTGCGTGCCAAAATGACGACTAACGACGACGCCAGCGCCGCCAGTCCAAAGAGGATAAATAAGATGAGTTCCATCACACCTGCATTGTAAACTCAACCTGTGGAATGACTTAATGGCGACCGGATTGGGCCGGGACCGAAGGGGTCTCGCCAAGTGGATTCCCCCTATAGTAGTCGATTCCCAGCACCAGCGTCAAACCTTCGCTTCCGATTTCCCTTAGTGGCAGGACTGACCGCACAAAGCCAAGACCCGCTGCCGCAGCAGGGTCGGTCGTATCGGCAACGATGACTAGCCCAAGTCCCAGCCGGTCGGCTTCAATTAAAGCATTCACCGGCTCAAGCATCAACGTATCGCGGGCGGTCAGGCTACTCTTGTCGGAATCAAGGATGTCCTGCAATTTCGCCTCTCCAATGAGAAAACGCAAGGCTTTTGCGACCATTCCACCCTCTCCAGCCCAACGACGGACTTGTCCTTTCAAGCCCTCGCCCCGATTGCGGGGCCGTTCCTGCAGCGCGACTGCCGATTGCGCAGCGACAATGGCGCCGGGAAGCCCCGCTTCAAGTTGAGCAAAATGCTCCGGTCTGGCTCGCGAGACGTAGCCGCTCAGGATCGGCCTCCGGTGGACGGTTTGAAAGAGCATGTGGCGCGCTTCGAACCGGCCGCGCCCGGTTAGACCGTCGATCCGGCCCAATGGCAGGTCGAGGAGAGCCGGATGCCGCTCATCGATCGGCAGCCGGCTTAGCAGTCCCGGCACTGTGGCATCTGCCACCGGGTAAGGCGAGGGCCAATACTCGAAAAGCGTTAGTAAAACGATCGCCGCCAGATAGAGCCTGCACCTCCCCGGACGGGTCCGTTCCTGCAGCCATTTGACGCCTCCGGCAGCAAGCAGGGCAATCCCCAGTATCGTCAATATCGTCCAACGGCCTGGTGCACGGGCATGCTGAAGAACCGGAGTGACTGCCATTACAAAGCCCGGCAGCGGGATATAGGTCATCCGACCTACCACCTGCAGAAACGGCCCCAGGCTCATCACCCAGGCACCGATTGTCGATAGCAAGACCCAGCGTCCCCACCGATCCGACCGCAGGCAGCGCGCGCCCAGTATTGCCAGGCATAGCACAATGACACCCGTATAGGCCGTTCGCTCAATACCCCCGCTGCCAATTATGCCAAACCATCGTCTTGCTCCCTCGCCATAAATCGGATGTAGCGCCGGAGGAGCGAGGATTCCTAATAAATCTACCGAGCCAAGCCAGGCCTGCCCGAGCATTCCCGTAGCGCGATAATAACCCGTAGCGGTTGCCGATAGGAACTTCAGACCCCAGGGGATCAACATTATCGATGTGACAGCGCCTATTCCCAAGAGTCGTCCCGCACCGCCGGGACTTCGCTCAACCCGGAGGAGATAGAAAGTCAGAGCCAGACAGTAGAGGAACAGAAAGATGGCATGGTAGGTGCTGGTAAGGCAGGCTAATGTCAACATGAGACCCGCGGCAACCATCTGGCGCGGGATAACTCGCTCAGCCACGATCGCACGAAAGATCGTGAGCAGCGCAAGCGGAAAGAACCCATTCGTCATCAAACTGAGATGCCCGGTTCCGCGGATCATCATATAGGGGCCAAAGCCATAGATCAGACCCGCCAGCAGCGCTCCCGAGCGATTCCCCCAGAGGTGCAGCGCCAACCGGTAAGCCCCCCATGCAGCAAAGGGAAATTGCAGCAAATAGAGGACATTAAATGCGCTGAGGGCCGGAAAGAGTTGTGAGAGAAGATAGTGGGCTAGACCGAAGGGAAACGGCTCGGGCGAGAGATCGGTGCCGAGAGGATGATAGATGAGCGGTGAAGAAAAGGGACTGACGCCCATGCGCAGCGCTTGACCCGTCCACCAGACAACCCAATAGATAGCATAGGCATCTCCGCCCCGCCCGGATAACTGCTGGTCGAGTCCGGTTACCAACGGCCAGGTGAATAGCATGGCCAGTGTCCCATACCCCAGCCAGACCGCTCCCTCGCGGAGGAGATTGGACTTCAAACGAAACCCACCGGAGACCATTGGCAATAAGCCCGCATCACATACTGTCCAATTCGCGCCGGAATCTGCCGGCATCCTCAAATCGCCGGTAAACCGACGCAAAGCGTATATAAGCCACCTCGTCGATTTCCTTCAATCGGGCCATCACCATTTCGCCGATCTCGCTGGAGGGCATTTCAGTGCCCCCCCGGTCATGGCACCGATCCTCGATCTCCCTGACCAATTCAACGATCTTCTCCCGGGGAACGGGTCGCTTGGCGAGCGCGATAGCAATACCCCGTTGCAATTTTGCCCGGTCGAACGGTTCCCGGCGGCCGTCCTGTTTGACTACCATCAACGAGACGGCTTCTATGAATTCATAAGTGGTAAACCGCCGTCCGCAGGAGAGGCATTCGCGGCGACGGCGCACCTCGGCCCCCTCCTTTAGGGTCCGGGAATCGACGACCCGATCGTCGGGGTGATGGCAAAAAGGACAAAGCATTAGGCGCGACCCGTCTGCTGGCGCTGAGTTATAAGATGCTCCCGTCTGTTATATGCCGGTGGGACGCCCTCGTCCCCTCGGACCGGGCTGACGGACGCATTCGTCCGTTAGCCACTGTCAAGCGTCTATAAGATAGCCTCCAATCCTCGAGGAGGGCAATCGAAGTGTCATTCTATTTGCTGCCTCCATTAAAGGCATTATAGCCCCCCCCACTGCGATGTCTTGCTAAGATACTCCCCAATCCCTAACTTGTATCCATCTCCGCCGGCGGTCATTGCATTCTAAAAGTCCGGTGCAGTTTTAACATTCATTGACTCAAGGGAGTTCCCGTGAGCAGCGCGGCACTATCTCTCCAAATGAAGGCATCCGATTCCTCCGACGAGTTCGACTTTTACTTTCAAACCTTCTACAATGCCCGCCGACCGGTTTTGATGTCCCAGCACAAAGGCTGGAAACCGGCTACCGACGTCTATGAAACCGACGACGAAGTCGTCATCGTCGTCGATATTGCCAGTATCAGCACCAGCGATATTCGTTTGACCCTTCAAGGCCAGGTGCTGACCTTGCGCGGTCTGCGCCGGGAACTCCCGGTCGATGAGAAACGGCACTATCACAATATGGAGATCGACTTCGGGCCGTTTGAACGGCGCATCGACCTGCCGGCGCGGGTCGATCCCGACCGCTCGGTAAAGCGCTACCTGCAGGGCTTCCTTGAGGTCCGTCTGCCCAAACTCGACTTGCTTCAGATCGAACGTCGCGACCTCGAGATCGACCTGTGAATCAGAAGCCCTCCAAATCTCGCAGCGAGAATAGCGAGCCGGTCATTCCGACCATCCTGTCGCTCTTCGTCACCGACGAACTGGTGCTTTTCCCCGGCGTCATCACACCGGTTATCGTCAAGGATGACGAGCAGATCCGTTTAATCGGCGAGGTCCTCAACTCGCCGAGCAAGGTCGTCGCCGTCGCCTTGCGCCGGACGGATGACGAGCCGGATTCTTCGACCGAGGAACTCTACGAGATCGGCACCGCCTCGGCGATCATCAAGATGCTGCGCATTCCGGACGGGACGCTTCGCCTTTTGATGCAAGGTCAGTCCCGCATTAGACTGAACGCCTATCTTCCCGGCGACAACGGCTTCGCCCGCGTATCGGTTTCGCAGATCGAATCGAAGCCGTCCGAGGGCCTGCGCTCCGAAGCGCTGATGCGCCAGGTGCGGGACGCCTTCTCAGAGGTGATCGATGCTGCGCCCTACCTGCCCTACGAAATGAAAGTGGCGTTGATCAATATTTCCGACGCCGGGGCCATGTGCGACTTCATCGCCGCCAACCTCAACATCCGCCCTGACGAGCGGCAGGAAGTTCTCGCCTCAATCGACGTCGATGTGCGCTTGAAGATCGTCTCCAAGATGGTCGATCGGGAATTGAAACTGCTGAAATTGGGCAGCAAGATACAAAGCGAAGTCTCAGGCCAAATCGAAAAGAGTCAGAAGGACTACTTTCTGCGCGAGCAACTCAAGGCAATCAAGCGGGAGTTGGGCGAAGAGGAAGAAGGCGCTGAACTTCGCGAGTTGAGGGAGCGGATAGCCCACCTCGACGCGCCGGATCCGGTCATCGAAACAGCCCGGCGCGAGATCGAGCGGCTCGGTAATATGAACCCCGCGTCGGCGGAATGGACGGTAGCGCGCACCTATATCGACTGGCTCCTCGACCTGCCCTGGCGGGTTCGAACCGCGGACAACATCGACATCCCTGAAGCGCGCAAGATACTCGACCGCGAACACTATGGCCTCGACGACGTCAAGGAGCGCATTCTCGAATACCTCGCAGTGAAGAAACTGCGCGGTGAAGGCCGGGGCTCGATTCTCTGTTTCGTCGGCCCGCCCGGCGTCGGCAAGACCTCCATCGGCAAATCGATCGCCGAAGCGATGGGCCGCAAGTTCGTCCGTATATCGCTCGGCGGACTGCGCGACGAAGCCGAGATACGCGGCCATAGGAGGACCTACATCGGAGCGCTGCCCGGACGCGTGATCCAGAACCTGAAGCGGGCCGGCACTAACAACCCGGTCTTTATGCTCGACGAGATCGACAAACTCGGCACCGACTTCCGCGGCGATCCGGCTTCGGCGATGCTCGAAGTGCTCGATCCGGAGCAGAATTTCGCCTTTCAGGACAACTACCTCGAACTCGACTTCGACCTCTCACAGGTGATGTTCATAACTACTGCGAACTACCTTGAGACGATCCCGCCGCCGCTGCGCGACCGGATGGAAGTGATCAAACTGCCGGGCTACATCACACCCGAAAAAGTGCGCATCGCGCGGAGATACCTCGTGCCGCGGCAGTTGAAGGAGAACGGTATCGGGGCGGATCGGGTGCGATTCACTGAAAAAGCGCTCGAGACAATCGTCGTCTATTACACCCGCGAAGCCGGCGTTCGGACGCTTGAGCGGACTATTGGACGCGTCTGCCGCAAGGTTGCGGTCAAGGTCGCCGAAGACTCGACAATTCGCAGGTGCAACATCACCACCCGGAACCTGGAAAAATACCTCGGCCCGGCGCGGGTCATGCCCGATTTGATGGGCCGGAACCCCCGCGTCGGGGTCGTTACCGGCCTCGCCTGGACGCCGGTCGGAGGAGTGATGCTCCAGATCGAGGCTCTTGCCATGCCGGGCGAAGGCCGGATGCGCATCACCGGGCAACTCGGCGACGTAATGAAGGAGTCGGCGGAGATCGCGATGTCCTATCTCCGGTCGCGGGCAGCGCATCTGAAGATCCCGCAGGATTACTTCAAGCAACACGACATCCACATCCACATCCCGGAGGGTGCGACGCCGAAAGACGGACCGTCGGCGGGGGTGACAATAACCGCTGCACTTGCTTCACTCTTCACCGGACGCCCGGCATGGCACAATATCGCCATGACGGGTGAAATCACCCTGCTTGGCGAAGTCCTCCCGATCGGCGGCTTGCGGGAGAAGTCGGTCGCGGCTGCGCGAGGGCATATGCAGGCCGTCATCTGCCCCACTGGAAACCGCGCCGATCTGGCCGAAATTCCCGACATCGTTAAAGACAAGATCGAATACCGCTTCGTCGATCACCTCGACGAGGTGTTAAAGATGATCCTCGTCCCGCCATCGAAAAAGAAGTCGGTGCAGCCGACGCTCGAACGTCGCAGCGGCGAGCGGCGCAAGAAGTCGTAACCCTGATGCGATGATGATGATCATCGTGCCGTCGGGTGTCCCCACCCGACGGCGTGTGTCAGGTGAAGACACCTGACACCACAACAACCCTGATGCGATGATGTTGATCATCGTGCCGTCGGGTGTCCCCACCCGACGGCGTGTGTCAGGTGAAGACACCTGACACCACAACAACCCTGATGCGATGATGTTGATCATCGTGCCATTGGGTGTCCCCACCCGACTGCATGTGTCAGGTGAAGACACCTGACACCACAACAACACTGATGCCGATGATGATGATCATCGTGCCGTCTGGTGTCCCCACCCGACGGCATGTGTCAGGTGAAGACACCTGACACCACAACAACACTGATGCCGATGATGATGATCATCGTGCCGTCGGGTGTCCCCACCCGACGGCGTGTGTCAGGTGAAGACACCTGACACCACAACAACACTGATGCCGATGATGATGATCATCGTGCCGTCTGGTGTCCCCACCCGACGGCATGTGTCAGGTGAAGACACCTGTCACCACAACAACCCTGATGCCGATGATGATGATGAAGGCTTTTCACTTGACACTTGATACTTGATACTTGACACTTTACACCTAACCCTACCCGGCCCCGAGTTTCTGATCTACGCTTTTGTCGCGCTGCTGACCGTTGGCTTTCCCGCCTACTACATCCTCCGCGACCGCCGCAAGAGCGCCGCTGCAACTGCAATGATGGCCAAAGCCGCCTTGCGTGGCTTGGACGAGCCGGCATCGCTCCATCCGACCATCGACCCCGACAGTTGCATCGGCACCGGAGCCTGTGTTAAAGCCTGCCCGGAAGAGCGCGTGATCGGTCTGATCGAGGGCAAGGCAGCGCTCATCAATCCATCACGCTGCATCGGGCACGGTCTATGTGCGGCAGCCTGTCCGGTAAGCGCGATAAGCCTCGTCTTTGGCACCGCAAAGCGCGGAGTCGATATACCGCACGTCAGCGGCACCTTCGAATCGAATATCCCGGGCATCTACATTGCAGGTGAATTGGGCGGAATGGGACTCATTAGAAACGCGGTTACACAAGGCCGTCAGGCGGTGGAGAACATTGTGCGCAGTCTGGGGGGCAAGGATGATGATGATAATGATGATGATGTATACGATCTGGCGATTGTCGGAGCCGGTCCAGCCGGAATAGGCGGCGCGTTGGCAGCGAGGAAAGCCGGCCTCAAGTTCATCATCTTCGATCAGGACGACTTCGGCGGGACGATCCTTACCTACCCGCGGCGCAAGTTGGTGTTGACCGCACCGATCGAACTTCCCTTACATGGCAAAGTGAGTCCGGGCGAGATCAGCAAGGAAGCGCTGCTTGAACTGCTTCTCAAGGTCTGCAGCAACGCCGGGCTGGCGGTTCGGTCGGGTGAAAAAATCGAGAGCATCACATCATCATCATCATCATTGGACGGCATCTTTAATCTGACCGCCAGGTCAGGGGAGCACCGTGCCCGTCGGGTACTCCTTGCCACCGGACGCCGGGGCAGCCCGCGCAAGCTGGGCGTTCCGGGCGAAGGGTCGGGCAAGGTTGCCTATCGCCTCACCGACCCTGAGAAGTTCCACCATCTCCGCATCCTCGTCGTCGGGGGAGGCGACAGCGCCGTCGAGTCAGCCGTCTCACTTTCCGAGCAACCCGGTAACACCGTCCATATCTCCTACCGGCAGGAGGAATTCTACCGTATCAAGGAGGGCAACCGCGAACGGATCAAGCGAGCCCTGCGCGAAAACCGCGTCGTGCCGCTTTTCCTAAGTGAAGTGAAGCAGATCGAAGCCGACACGGTGCAACTCGAACAGCAAGGCAAGCCGGTCATCCTGCCCAACGATCAGGTCTTCGTCTTTGCCGGGGGCGAACTACCGGCGGAGTTCCTGCAGCGGATCGGCATCCAGTTCACCCGAAAGTTCGGTCAGAAATGATGATGATGATGATAATGATGATAATGATGATGATAGTGCCGCCCGCCGTTGCGCAGATTTCGCCCGGAAAGTTGTCCCGCTACCACGCCGCTCAGGAAGGTCTCACCAACTGCACCAAGTGCCACGAATTGGGGCGGGAGGTGTCAAACGCCAGGTGCCTTGCCTGCCACACTACCGTCGCCCGCCGCCGCGAAGCGAAACAAGGCTTGCACGGTCAGCCGGAGACGTTCGCCCGCAAATGCAAGGATTGCCACTTCGAGCATCACGGCGAAAACTTCGAGATCGTCCACTGGGAGGAGGGCGGCAAAGACCGCTTCGACCATGCCCGAACCGGCTGGCCGCTCGAAGGCGCGCATCGCCCCGGCGCCGGAAGAATCGTCGCCTGCAAAGACTGCCACCGGGAATCGCTTATTCAAGCCGGGTCCATCTCATTGGATTCGACCGTCCGCATCGGAAGGACGTTCCTCGGTCTGGGACAGGATTGCATAGACTGCCACCAGGACGAGCACCGCGGCAATTTAGGTGAAGAGTGCCTTGCCTGCCATACGCTGGAGTCATGGCAGCCGGCAACCAAATTTGTTCACGACCGAAGCCGTTATTCCCTGACCGGCAAGCACCGGCAGGTCGAATGCGCGAAGTGCCATACTCCCTACTCGGATGCTGCCGCTGAAACGCCAACCGGTGGTCCGTTGCCGCGCCGGAGCAAGAATCCCGTGCGACGCTATCGCGGACTGGAATACGCCAACTGCGCGTCGTGTCACGCCGATCCGCACCTCGGTCGGCTGGGCGGAGATTGCAAGCACTGCCATAACACCGACGACTTCCGACAGGTCGCCGCCGGCCGGTTCGATCACGACCGGACAGCCTTTCCGCTTACCGGGAAGCACAAGGTGGCGGAGTGTGCGTCGTGCCACACCAGCGACCGGGCAAGTGGAACGAGGATAGAAGCAGACCGGAGGCAGCCTCTTCAGGCAGCCGGGTGCGCTGCCTGCCATCGCGACTTTCACCAGGGGCAGTTCGCAACCCGGCCTGACGGAGGTCGCTGCGAATCTTGCCATACAACCGACGGATTCAGCCCCTCGACGTATCGACTCGAACAACATCAAGGCTCCCGCTTCCCTCTAACCGGCGCTCATCTTGCGACGCCATGCTTAAAATGCCACCGTATCGATAACGAGAGGCAAGCGGCGCAGGGCAAACTTATGACCTTTCGGATTGAGCCATCG
Proteins encoded:
- a CDS encoding NADH-quinone oxidoreductase subunit J, whose amino-acid sequence is MELILFILFGLAALASSLVVILARSPVTSVLMLVASFFSLAMLYVLLGAPFVAALQVIVYAGAIMVLFLFVVMLLNLKEKQIWEATGLLRKWLGFAAAAGVLLVAIAAVRSALTTPVPDLVPGSPVVVGKALYTNFLVPFEVASVLLLIAIIGVVAMLKKNGTSPLTGKGGSDQ
- the nrdR gene encoding transcriptional repressor NrdR, translated to MLCPFCHHPDDRVVDSRTLKEGAEVRRRRECLSCGRRFTTYEFIEAVSLMVVKQDGRREPFDRAKLQRGIAIALAKRPVPREKIVELVREIEDRCHDRGGTEMPSSEIGEMVMARLKEIDEVAYIRFASVYRRFEDAGRFRRELDSM
- a CDS encoding Hsp20/alpha crystallin family protein, which gives rise to MSSAALSLQMKASDSSDEFDFYFQTFYNARRPVLMSQHKGWKPATDVYETDDEVVIVVDIASISTSDIRLTLQGQVLTLRGLRRELPVDEKRHYHNMEIDFGPFERRIDLPARVDPDRSVKRYLQGFLEVRLPKLDLLQIERRDLEIDL
- the lon gene encoding endopeptidase La translates to MNQKPSKSRSENSEPVIPTILSLFVTDELVLFPGVITPVIVKDDEQIRLIGEVLNSPSKVVAVALRRTDDEPDSSTEELYEIGTASAIIKMLRIPDGTLRLLMQGQSRIRLNAYLPGDNGFARVSVSQIESKPSEGLRSEALMRQVRDAFSEVIDAAPYLPYEMKVALINISDAGAMCDFIAANLNIRPDERQEVLASIDVDVRLKIVSKMVDRELKLLKLGSKIQSEVSGQIEKSQKDYFLREQLKAIKRELGEEEEGAELRELRERIAHLDAPDPVIETARREIERLGNMNPASAEWTVARTYIDWLLDLPWRVRTADNIDIPEARKILDREHYGLDDVKERILEYLAVKKLRGEGRGSILCFVGPPGVGKTSIGKSIAEAMGRKFVRISLGGLRDEAEIRGHRRTYIGALPGRVIQNLKRAGTNNPVFMLDEIDKLGTDFRGDPASAMLEVLDPEQNFAFQDNYLELDFDLSQVMFITTANYLETIPPPLRDRMEVIKLPGYITPEKVRIARRYLVPRQLKENGIGADRVRFTEKALETIVVYYTREAGVRTLERTIGRVCRKVAVKVAEDSTIRRCNITTRNLEKYLGPARVMPDLMGRNPRVGVVTGLAWTPVGGVMLQIEALAMPGEGRMRITGQLGDVMKESAEIAMSYLRSRAAHLKIPQDYFKQHDIHIHIPEGATPKDGPSAGVTITAALASLFTGRPAWHNIAMTGEITLLGEVLPIGGLREKSVAAARGHMQAVICPTGNRADLAEIPDIVKDKIEYRFVDHLDEVLKMILVPPSKKKSVQPTLERRSGERRKKS
- a CDS encoding 4Fe-4S dicluster domain-containing protein; translated protein: MLDTLHLTLPGPEFLIYAFVALLTVGFPAYYILRDRRKSAAATAMMAKAALRGLDEPASLHPTIDPDSCIGTGACVKACPEERVIGLIEGKAALINPSRCIGHGLCAAACPVSAISLVFGTAKRGVDIPHVSGTFESNIPGIYIAGELGGMGLIRNAVTQGRQAVENIVRSLGGKDDDDNDDDVYDLAIVGAGPAGIGGALAARKAGLKFIIFDQDDFGGTILTYPRRKLVLTAPIELPLHGKVSPGEISKEALLELLLKVCSNAGLAVRSGEKIESITSSSSSLDGIFNLTARSGEHRARRVLLATGRRGSPRKLGVPGEGSGKVAYRLTDPEKFHHLRILVVGGGDSAVESAVSLSEQPGNTVHISYRQEEFYRIKEGNRERIKRALRENRVVPLFLSEVKQIEADTVQLEQQGKPVILPNDQVFVFAGGELPAEFLQRIGIQFTRKFGQK